Genomic DNA from Mesorhizobium sp. 131-2-1:
CGGTTTTAGAAAAGTTCGCATTGCGAACATATGTTTGCTATGACATACTTTTATGCCGGGTGGCCGTATCGAGTCAATCCCGACGCGGCAGTCGTTTGTGGGGATCAAATGGAAGACGAAGGCGCTTCGCGTGACCATGTCGGCTCGCTGGAACGCGGGCTCGCGGTCATGGAGATCCTGGCCCGCCACCCGGCCGGCATGACGCTGACCGAGATGGCGGAGGAGGCGGGCCTAACGCGCGCCGGCGCCCGCCGCTTCCTGCTGACGCTGACTGCGACCGGCTACGCCACGCAGTCGGGTCGGCTGTTTTCACTGTCGCCGCGCCTGCTGACCGTCGCGCGGACCTGGCTCGGCGGCGCGTCGCTGTGGACCTTCGCGGCGCCGATCATGCGTGAGGTGGCGGGGCAGTTCGACGAAGCCTGCAACGCGGCGGTGCTGTCGGGCGAGGACGTCGTCTACGTTGCCCGCATCCCCGGCCGCCGGATCTTGAGCGTTGCGCTCGACGTCGGCACCAGGTTGCCCGCCTACTGCACCTCCATGGGGAGGGTGCTGCTCTCCGGTTTGGATGCGATTGAACTGAAGGCCTTCCTCGCTGCGGCAAAGATCGAGCGGCGGACGCCGAAGACGATCATCAGCCGTGCCGCGCTCGGCAAGGCGATTGACGTGGCGAGGGCGGCAGGGTTCGCCATCGTCGACGAGGAATTGGAGCTTGGCCTGCGTTCGATCGCCGTGCCGATCAGCGACCGAACCGGCCATATCGTCGCCGCCATCAACGTCTCGACCCAATCGGCCCGCTTCTCCGTCGATGCGATGGAGCGCGAAATCGTGCCGTCGCTGCGCAAGGCAAAGCTGCGCATCGAGGAGTTCTTCTTCGTCTGAGCGACTCCGACGGCTTCTGCCATCAAATTCTGGAGGCAACCAGCCGGTCCACAGCTGGATAGGCTGCTGTCAGGCCTGGGCCGTTGACGTCGCCTTTCAAATGCAGTATTGAACAGGATTATACAGGTTCACTGAACAGGTATCGATATGGCCCGTCGCGTTGCGCAGCTTACTCCCGGCACGGGCAAGCCCGAGCAGATCGCGACAGTGCTGGAGCATGAGATCCGCTCCGGCGTGCTGGGCTTCGGCGACCGCCTGCAGAGCGAGAACGAGCTCGTCCAGCGCTTCTCCGTCAGCCGCAACACGGTCCGCAAGGGGCTGGAAGAACTGTCGAGCCGGGGTTTGATCACCACCAGGGTCGGCATCGGCTCCTTCGTCACCTTCGACGGCATGCCGGTCGATGACGCCATCGGCTGGTCGCGGGCGCTCGCCAATGCCGGCGCCAATGCCGAGACGCGCACGCTGCGGCTCGAAGTCATCGAGGACGCAGACCTCGCCGCCAGGCTCGGCGTCGACAATCCAGCCTTCATCGCCGTCGATCGCGTTCGCAGCAATGCCGTTGACGGCCACGCCATCTCGATCGAGCGCAGCCGCCTGCCGCTATCGCCGGAACTGGAAGACGTGCCGTTGCGCGGCCTGCGCGAAGGCTCGCTGCACCAGACTTTGCGCGGGGCGGGGCTCGTTCCCGATCATGGCGAGGAATGGGTCGACATCGAGATGCTGAGTGCCGAGGACGCCACCATCCTAGACTGCGCGCCGGGCACGCCGTTCCTGCGCACGCGGCGCCTGACGCGCGCTGCCGACGGCCGCGCCATCGAATTCGTCACCAGCCTGCTCAATCCGGCGCATTTCGCCCTTCATCTGGAGTTTTGAGATGACGGACACGGCCGGGATGATCGACCGGGCGACAAGCGCGCTCATCGGCGGCGCGCTTGGCGACGCGCTGGGCATGCCCACGCAGCTCTTGTCGCCCGACCGCATCGCCGCGCTCTACGGTCATGTCGAGGATTTCGTCGCGCCCGCCGCCGACCATCCGGTGTCAAAGGGCCTAGTTGCCGGCACCATTACCGACGATACGGAACAGGCGCTGCTGCTCGGCCGCATCTTGATCGAGTCCGGCAAGCGCTTCGATCATGCGCGCTGGGTCAACGCGCTGCTCGATTGGGAGCGCGAGGTAAAGGCGCGGGGCAGCTACGATCTACTCGGCCCGTCGACCAAGCGCGCCATCGACGCCATCAATGGCGGCGTCCCGCCCGAGGAAGCCGGCAGCGGCGGCGACACCAATGGCGCGGCGATGCGCATCGCGCCGGTCGGCATCATGATGCCGCTGGCTCCGCTCGACGTGCTGGTCGCCAAGGTGGCGGAAACCTGTCGTGCCACGCACAACACCTCGATCGCCATTGCCTCGGCTGCAGCGGTCGCGGCGGCAGTCAGCAGCGGAGTCTCAGGCGCAGACTGGCGCGCGGCTTGCGAGCGCGCCGTGATGGCAGCGCGGCTCGGAGCAACGCTCGGGCACTGGGTCACCGGCGGCGATATCGCCACGCGGATCGCCTGGGCGCAGGACCTCGTGCGCGGCAAGACGGAGAAAGAGGCGATCAGGCTGATTGTCGATCTGGTCGGTACCGGCGTCGCCAGCCAGGAATCCGTTCCGGCGGCGTTTGCCGTGCTGGAGGTTGCGCAAGGCGATCCCTGGCGGGCCGCCGTCATCAGCGCCAATCTCGGCGGCGACACCGACA
This window encodes:
- a CDS encoding IclR family transcriptional regulator domain-containing protein, with product MEDEGASRDHVGSLERGLAVMEILARHPAGMTLTEMAEEAGLTRAGARRFLLTLTATGYATQSGRLFSLSPRLLTVARTWLGGASLWTFAAPIMREVAGQFDEACNAAVLSGEDVVYVARIPGRRILSVALDVGTRLPAYCTSMGRVLLSGLDAIELKAFLAAAKIERRTPKTIISRAALGKAIDVARAAGFAIVDEELELGLRSIAVPISDRTGHIVAAINVSTQSARFSVDAMEREIVPSLRKAKLRIEEFFFV
- a CDS encoding GntR family transcriptional regulator → MARRVAQLTPGTGKPEQIATVLEHEIRSGVLGFGDRLQSENELVQRFSVSRNTVRKGLEELSSRGLITTRVGIGSFVTFDGMPVDDAIGWSRALANAGANAETRTLRLEVIEDADLAARLGVDNPAFIAVDRVRSNAVDGHAISIERSRLPLSPELEDVPLRGLREGSLHQTLRGAGLVPDHGEEWVDIEMLSAEDATILDCAPGTPFLRTRRLTRAADGRAIEFVTSLLNPAHFALHLEF
- a CDS encoding ADP-ribosylglycohydrolase family protein; the encoded protein is MTDTAGMIDRATSALIGGALGDALGMPTQLLSPDRIAALYGHVEDFVAPAADHPVSKGLVAGTITDDTEQALLLGRILIESGKRFDHARWVNALLDWEREVKARGSYDLLGPSTKRAIDAINGGVPPEEAGSGGDTNGAAMRIAPVGIMMPLAPLDVLVAKVAETCRATHNTSIAIASAAAVAAAVSSGVSGADWRAACERAVMAARLGATLGHWVTGGDIATRIAWAQDLVRGKTEKEAIRLIVDLVGTGVASQESVPAAFAVLEVAQGDPWRAAVISANLGGDTDTIGAIAAGMAGAAAGLSRLPQDRIAKLHGIDLTEVRVLAADLVAARQAKIRSGKEAAA